One segment of Pseudobacteriovorax antillogorgiicola DNA contains the following:
- a CDS encoding coproporphyrinogen III oxidase — protein MDSRTPAQSDSATAALKGICSLQDHFVHELEILAKKQGHSASFQKVSWLREQGKHGGGVRYVAPEDSIFNRGSVNMSQVHYDDLPEKKLGSASALSTIIHPQSPHLPSVHMHISWTEMKGGRGYWRIMADLNPAIERNEDREDFEAALRQFSGSHYGEGTEQGAQYFFIPALNRHRGVSHFYLEGYHTDSFSDDLNFAMTFGKGMIDCYVAILDRALSRKEVIEDDHRKQQRDYHTLYFYQVLTLDRGTTSGLLVHDQNDVGILGSLPSHIDRHLFASWASKTEAPQDELVRSLLDALPSDSICSVDEPLKASLAKVIRKHYREHPQGIDKQAKGKIVPPTVSNHS, from the coding sequence TTGGATTCTAGAACCCCAGCCCAATCTGATTCTGCAACAGCTGCATTGAAAGGGATCTGCTCCTTGCAGGACCACTTCGTCCACGAACTCGAAATACTCGCCAAAAAACAGGGTCACTCAGCTTCATTTCAAAAAGTGTCATGGCTCCGGGAGCAAGGCAAACATGGTGGGGGAGTTCGCTATGTTGCTCCTGAGGACTCGATCTTCAATCGCGGATCAGTCAATATGTCGCAAGTCCACTACGATGATTTGCCCGAGAAAAAACTTGGCTCGGCCTCCGCGCTATCAACCATCATCCATCCGCAATCCCCTCACCTCCCTTCGGTTCACATGCATATTAGCTGGACAGAGATGAAAGGTGGTCGAGGCTACTGGCGAATTATGGCAGACTTAAATCCTGCAATCGAACGGAATGAAGATCGCGAAGATTTCGAAGCAGCTCTTCGGCAATTTTCAGGATCTCACTACGGAGAAGGCACGGAGCAAGGAGCGCAGTACTTCTTTATTCCTGCTTTGAATCGGCATAGGGGAGTTTCCCATTTTTACCTTGAAGGATACCATACAGACAGTTTTTCTGATGATCTCAACTTCGCCATGACATTTGGCAAGGGCATGATCGATTGCTATGTGGCCATCCTAGACCGTGCATTATCGCGCAAAGAAGTCATTGAAGACGATCATCGCAAGCAGCAGCGCGACTACCACACCCTTTATTTTTACCAGGTGCTCACTTTGGATCGAGGCACCACTTCAGGTCTCTTGGTGCACGATCAAAATGATGTGGGCATATTGGGTTCTCTACCCTCTCACATCGATCGTCACCTATTCGCCTCTTGGGCATCAAAAACAGAGGCGCCCCAAGATGAACTGGTGCGCTCCCTTTTAGATGCGCTCCCAAGTGATTCCATCTGCTCAGTTGACGAGCCGCTCAAAGCTAGCCTCGCGAAGGTTATTCGAAAGCATTACCGAGAGCACCCTCAAGGGATCGACAAGCAGGCCAAAGGCAAGATCGTACCGCCGACCGTCTCGAATCATAGCTGA
- a CDS encoding threonine dehydratase, whose translation MFDFKKEDIENAVKIVNKFVQPTALHCWPLLSARVGCEVWVKHENQTPTGAFKVRGGINLLHRLCRENSSLRGLITATRGNHGQSISFAGKRFDIPVTIIVPEGNSADQNRSIEAHGAKLIIHGKNFEEARQYSKNMQDELGLRYVDAFELDLAVGVATYALEMMQAIPDFDRIYVPVGMGSGIVGLIKTRDLLGLKTEIVGVVSAGAPAWKISFDQGKISPIFDVNTIADGIATSVPPDEAFEVVKNGAQRIISVSDNEVAKAVGYYYIDTHNLAETASSAALAGLMKESGVNRGKKIGIIMTGSNIDQSLLLKCLEQN comes from the coding sequence ATGTTTGATTTTAAAAAAGAAGATATCGAAAATGCAGTTAAAATTGTGAACAAATTTGTTCAGCCCACTGCACTGCACTGCTGGCCACTCTTAAGTGCTCGAGTTGGTTGCGAGGTTTGGGTTAAGCATGAGAATCAAACTCCTACGGGAGCTTTCAAGGTGCGGGGTGGCATTAATCTTTTACATCGCCTATGCCGGGAGAATTCTTCCTTGAGAGGCCTAATTACAGCTACAAGAGGTAATCACGGCCAGAGTATTTCTTTTGCAGGAAAGCGTTTTGATATTCCTGTCACAATTATCGTTCCAGAGGGAAATAGTGCAGATCAAAATAGGAGTATTGAAGCCCACGGGGCTAAACTAATAATCCACGGAAAGAATTTTGAAGAAGCTAGGCAGTATAGCAAGAATATGCAGGACGAGTTAGGACTGCGCTATGTGGATGCTTTTGAATTAGATTTGGCTGTTGGTGTAGCAACTTATGCTTTAGAAATGATGCAAGCTATCCCTGATTTCGATCGGATCTATGTTCCTGTCGGTATGGGATCAGGAATTGTAGGTTTGATTAAAACAAGAGATTTGCTTGGTCTGAAAACTGAAATTGTTGGGGTTGTGAGTGCCGGTGCGCCGGCATGGAAGATTTCCTTTGATCAAGGAAAGATATCTCCCATTTTCGATGTGAATACAATTGCTGACGGAATTGCCACCTCAGTTCCTCCCGATGAAGCTTTTGAGGTTGTTAAGAATGGTGCACAGCGTATTATTTCTGTGAGTGATAATGAAGTCGCTAAAGCTGTAGGGTACTATTATATAGATACTCATAATCTAGCCGAAACAGCTTCATCGGCAGCGCTAGCAGGACTAATGAAGGAGTCTGGAGTGAATAGAGGTAAAAAAATAGGAATCATCATGACTGGTAGCAATATAGACCAATCCTTGCTCCTCAAATGTCTTGAACAAAACTGA
- a CDS encoding alpha/beta fold hydrolase, with translation MRFFSLFAIFAIFELAYGIPEESYLAEHARLVEPFYENGESGTVKTRDDVSIFYKIFSHPDGKVHVLISHGWTEDTKKYDEVAYDLYQHGISTYILDYRGFGQSQRITEDPHISYIESYSDYLKDLDAFIGKVIRPRIGDAPLMALGHSMGSNILSIYAVENPQSFRKMVLVSPMLDIVTPYPERISWLISEFFSVIGLGDQYIPKHGPYKGDRPNLVTNSEVRFNKWMTDMRANSAMAVSGASFAWSAASLEATWRMKDDASKLKIPLFILQAGDDALVETEGQDYVCKRARNCFKMVFPNAKHELLHEKDIVRDKVIAEVVDYLLNFNF, from the coding sequence GTGCGTTTCTTTTCGCTGTTCGCGATTTTTGCCATATTTGAGCTTGCCTATGGGATACCTGAAGAAAGCTACCTAGCAGAGCACGCTCGCTTAGTAGAGCCGTTCTATGAAAATGGTGAATCGGGAACTGTGAAAACCAGAGATGATGTCAGCATTTTCTACAAAATATTTTCTCACCCAGATGGGAAAGTTCATGTACTCATTTCCCATGGCTGGACAGAGGATACGAAGAAATATGATGAGGTCGCCTACGATCTTTATCAGCATGGCATTAGCACTTACATCCTCGACTACCGTGGCTTCGGGCAGTCACAAAGAATAACTGAAGACCCTCACATTAGCTATATTGAATCTTATAGCGACTACCTCAAAGATCTGGATGCGTTTATCGGCAAGGTGATACGCCCCCGGATCGGAGATGCACCATTGATGGCGCTTGGTCACTCGATGGGCTCGAATATTCTATCTATTTACGCTGTTGAAAATCCACAATCCTTTCGGAAAATGGTCTTAGTGTCACCGATGCTAGATATTGTGACCCCATACCCTGAAAGGATATCCTGGCTAATCTCTGAATTCTTCTCGGTTATAGGCCTTGGAGATCAATATATCCCTAAGCATGGGCCCTATAAGGGGGATCGACCAAACTTGGTTACCAACAGCGAGGTTCGATTCAATAAATGGATGACAGATATGCGGGCAAACTCAGCCATGGCAGTCTCAGGAGCAAGCTTCGCTTGGTCCGCAGCAAGTCTGGAAGCCACCTGGCGAATGAAAGACGATGCCAGCAAACTCAAAATACCCCTTTTCATTCTGCAAGCTGGAGATGATGCTCTTGTGGAGACTGAGGGGCAAGACTATGTTTGCAAGCGTGCCCGTAACTGTTTCAAAATGGTGTTCCCCAATGCCAAACACGAGCTGCTCCATGAGAAAGACATCGTTAGGGACAAAGTGATCGCAGAGGTTGTTGACTACCTTCTCAATTTCAATTTCTGA
- a CDS encoding DUF6985 domain-containing protein has protein sequence MDKFIDRLVQDQDIESWYVATFDKKIFKDSGVYLSFRCDGYCDLDPDFEISEEVSVTAIDDMGSGPSLIHEKAWRNFLEHAKNYEKELIRKLWAIVSSEIDLLDFQEEDLDPMNGKKQNFWDQLRVKLDLSSSDCLKSQVHLESINLLDHGLSEIGIIVFAFSVGWDDEHGVEIAMHEGRVLAASSSGDLTTRRTNIIEHLKCIQEFNFDEGDYRL, from the coding sequence GTGGATAAGTTTATTGATAGACTAGTGCAGGATCAAGACATAGAGTCCTGGTATGTTGCAACTTTTGATAAAAAAATTTTCAAAGATTCTGGTGTTTACCTGTCATTCAGATGTGATGGATATTGTGACCTAGACCCTGACTTTGAAATATCTGAAGAAGTTAGCGTCACGGCGATTGATGACATGGGGTCTGGACCTAGCTTGATCCACGAAAAGGCTTGGCGAAATTTTTTGGAGCACGCAAAGAACTATGAAAAAGAACTCATAAGAAAGCTTTGGGCCATAGTCAGCTCGGAAATTGATCTCTTGGATTTCCAAGAGGAGGACCTAGATCCAATGAACGGTAAGAAGCAGAATTTTTGGGATCAGTTGAGAGTGAAGCTGGATCTTAGCTCATCCGACTGTCTGAAATCTCAAGTTCATTTAGAGTCCATCAACTTGTTAGATCATGGTCTTAGTGAAATAGGGATCATTGTTTTTGCCTTCTCCGTAGGCTGGGATGACGAGCATGGTGTTGAAATTGCGATGCATGAAGGGCGGGTTTTAGCAGCTAGCAGTTCTGGCGATCTTACCACTCGAAGAACCAACATCATAGAGCATTTGAAATGTATTCAAGAATTTAACTTTGATGAGGGAGACTACCGACTTTAG
- a CDS encoding amidohydrolase family protein has product MLRIVSALVAGTVLMSCGSHEPQHSHGSSYELESVDELRNFFGNPLKPKERPTQTYRGESVPVIDIHLHPGTFESMGPLGQDFVMKAINVPWLPDSIKKLGLSVLSKFMISPYGFGIGIQQECLRAKISYCGLFAVHAPETWGVTSNNDIIKALDDRKNYMFGDSPYFFGLATVNMQQWIDDPAQSAEELAEALQHPYIVGIKLAFIHNNWPLNDRRFDGVYELAAQYDIPIYHHTGSSPLRNLDSFATEEEAQRYLSSYDPSGLKEIVAAHPRTKFIMGHMGYDFTGEGNNFMPIVLDLAESYPNVYLEMSAFGKKSHDPDGSFFSGVLIEVKDRGLVDRLIYGSDGPGFPGGTKSYMETTLEALDRADYSYEEAYQVLYKNFKTLSQLEG; this is encoded by the coding sequence ATGCTACGAATAGTCTCGGCTCTTGTAGCCGGAACAGTCTTAATGTCATGTGGAAGTCATGAGCCACAGCACAGCCATGGATCGTCATACGAACTTGAGTCTGTTGATGAATTGCGAAATTTTTTCGGCAATCCTCTCAAGCCTAAGGAACGCCCCACTCAGACTTATCGCGGTGAAAGCGTACCGGTTATCGATATCCACCTTCACCCGGGGACGTTTGAAAGTATGGGCCCCTTGGGTCAGGACTTTGTAATGAAGGCCATCAATGTGCCCTGGCTACCTGATTCGATCAAAAAGCTCGGCCTATCGGTCCTGTCTAAGTTTATGATCAGTCCCTATGGCTTTGGCATTGGCATCCAGCAGGAGTGCTTGCGGGCTAAGATCAGCTACTGTGGCTTGTTCGCGGTACACGCACCAGAGACTTGGGGGGTTACCAGCAACAACGATATTATCAAAGCCCTCGATGATCGTAAAAACTATATGTTTGGCGATTCGCCATATTTCTTCGGACTCGCCACAGTAAATATGCAGCAGTGGATTGATGACCCTGCTCAATCAGCTGAAGAGCTGGCAGAAGCGTTACAGCACCCATACATCGTCGGTATCAAGCTTGCATTCATCCACAACAACTGGCCGCTCAATGATCGAAGATTCGATGGCGTGTACGAGCTTGCAGCCCAGTATGATATCCCCATCTATCATCATACAGGCTCATCACCCCTTCGCAACCTTGATAGCTTTGCAACCGAAGAAGAGGCGCAGCGTTATCTGAGTAGCTACGACCCTAGTGGTCTGAAAGAGATTGTTGCAGCACACCCTAGAACCAAGTTTATCATGGGTCACATGGGATATGATTTCACAGGCGAAGGCAATAACTTCATGCCGATTGTTCTTGATCTTGCCGAATCCTATCCCAACGTTTACCTGGAAATGTCTGCTTTCGGTAAAAAAAGTCACGATCCTGATGGCAGTTTCTTCAGTGGAGTCTTAATAGAGGTCAAAGACCGTGGTTTGGTGGATCGGTTGATCTATGGGTCTGATGGGCCCGGCTTTCCAGGGGGGACCAAGTCTTACATGGAAACAACTCTGGAGGCATTAGATCGCGCTGATTATTCTTACGAGGAAGCATACCAAGTGCTCTATAAAAACTTCAAAACTCTAAGCCAACTAGAGGGCTAG
- a CDS encoding peptidylprolyl isomerase: protein MKKAAARHILVESEELCVSLKDQIANGANFADLAKEHSTCPSGKGGGSLGTFTQGQMVPEFDQVVFSAPLGEVQGPVQTQFGYHLIEVTMRND, encoded by the coding sequence ATGAAAAAAGCCGCTGCTCGGCATATTTTAGTCGAATCAGAAGAACTTTGCGTATCCCTTAAAGACCAAATTGCAAATGGTGCAAACTTTGCGGATTTAGCGAAAGAGCACTCAACCTGCCCATCTGGCAAAGGTGGTGGTTCCCTTGGCACCTTTACTCAGGGACAAATGGTTCCAGAGTTCGATCAAGTGGTTTTCAGCGCTCCTCTCGGTGAAGTCCAAGGCCCCGTTCAAACTCAATTTGGCTACCATCTCATTGAAGTAACTATGCGGAACGATTGA
- a CDS encoding leucine-rich repeat domain-containing protein: protein MKISSTKLLVHLMFSMLALTSCDRYDSDKSSSEEQGQELPLVNPKQCSAVEVFDGQKCRKKQFFDYCEDENSNAEIKRTVQILLDHVGADNCADANSSLRELTTITIPDKDIVDISPLYGLSKVVSVDLDGNKVKDISALSSFSKMEDLQLYDNNISDLEPLSHLKNLKNLHLESNAIEDVSPLATLKVTALTLSNNNIRDIGPLESISSLAYLDLRSNKVENFSALKGLGQIRKLLLDENPLDQTFQKTSKNCPTGNDVANEPLKEWCTIYSTSEESLIGKWKSDTCELSYGNCYYTMVEFKPDLKMDISFCSNDCQQIQGPYSGKFAAIAPATSFEGSLIRGIALELPAPQRGLFVRDISRNKLRLHFSQANLMLTIDEILANFQGFQDTELYSRMPSQ, encoded by the coding sequence ATGAAGATCTCTAGTACAAAGCTTCTTGTTCATTTAATGTTCTCCATGCTTGCTCTGACTAGCTGCGATCGCTATGATTCTGACAAGTCCTCGTCGGAGGAGCAAGGTCAAGAGCTTCCTCTGGTGAACCCTAAGCAATGCAGCGCAGTTGAGGTTTTCGACGGTCAGAAATGTCGAAAGAAACAATTTTTTGACTATTGCGAAGACGAGAATTCTAATGCAGAGATAAAGCGAACTGTTCAAATATTATTGGATCATGTTGGAGCAGATAACTGCGCTGACGCAAATAGTTCCTTGAGAGAGCTGACGACCATTACTATCCCGGATAAAGACATTGTCGATATTAGTCCTTTGTATGGACTCTCCAAGGTTGTTTCAGTGGATCTTGATGGGAACAAAGTTAAAGATATTTCGGCGCTTTCAAGCTTTTCCAAGATGGAAGATCTTCAATTATACGATAACAATATTAGCGATTTGGAACCTCTGAGCCACTTGAAAAACCTGAAAAATCTACACTTAGAGTCCAACGCTATCGAAGACGTGTCTCCTCTTGCAACGCTTAAGGTGACTGCTCTTACTCTTAGCAACAACAACATTAGAGATATTGGGCCGCTGGAATCAATTTCTTCCTTGGCATATCTTGACCTACGATCGAACAAGGTCGAAAATTTTTCCGCCCTTAAAGGCCTGGGGCAAATCAGAAAACTGTTGCTAGATGAAAATCCGCTTGACCAGACATTCCAAAAAACTAGTAAAAACTGTCCGACTGGAAACGATGTGGCCAATGAACCACTTAAAGAGTGGTGCACAATCTACAGCACTAGCGAAGAGAGTTTGATTGGAAAATGGAAATCTGACACTTGTGAACTTAGCTACGGTAATTGCTACTATACTATGGTGGAGTTCAAGCCAGATCTGAAGATGGACATATCTTTTTGCTCTAACGACTGTCAACAAATTCAAGGCCCTTATAGCGGCAAGTTTGCAGCGATTGCTCCGGCAACTTCATTTGAAGGATCACTTATCAGAGGTATTGCCCTTGAACTCCCCGCTCCTCAAAGAGGGCTTTTCGTGCGAGATATCAGCCGAAACAAGCTTAGATTACATTTTTCACAGGCAAATCTTATGTTGACAATCGATGAGATACTAGCAAACTTTCAGGGGTTTCAAGACACCGAGCTCTATTCTAGAATGCCGAGTCAGTAA
- a CDS encoding cupin domain-containing protein, with protein MNNKKVNLLDKFELLGENWSPRVVAELNQYQFKIAWFEGEFVWHSHNDTDEAFLVLEGHIKIHLESQIVDLREGELFVVPKGISHKPEAIIRSKLLLLEPKGVINTGEAQSDLRADNDVWI; from the coding sequence ATGAACAATAAAAAAGTCAACTTGCTAGATAAATTTGAATTGCTCGGCGAAAACTGGTCACCCCGAGTTGTAGCAGAACTAAATCAATACCAGTTTAAAATAGCATGGTTTGAGGGAGAGTTTGTTTGGCATAGCCATAATGATACTGACGAAGCTTTTCTCGTGTTAGAAGGGCACATTAAGATCCATCTAGAATCACAGATTGTTGACCTAAGAGAGGGCGAACTATTTGTTGTTCCCAAAGGAATTAGTCATAAGCCCGAAGCGATCATTCGGTCTAAGTTACTCCTACTTGAGCCTAAAGGCGTCATCAATACCGGAGAGGCGCAAAGTGATCTTCGCGCTGATAACGATGTATGGATCTAG
- a CDS encoding pyridoxine 5'-phosphate synthase — MTLLSINVNKIALLRNSRGTNHPNLAKFVLKLIDLGINSITVHPREDERHIRYNDVKELHHLLSNYKDVELNIEGYPSDRFLNLVSKYAPNQVTLVPDSIHQLTSDHGWEIANDMNFLKSSVARLREIPSRISLFCEPLTKDLLLAKELNVDRVEIYTGKYANDFGSEREEETTRTFEASISLLNSIGLKGNAGHDLSLENLNSFLQLGVIEEVSIGHAFTEDCIYLGVDEAVRRYLEITNQLA, encoded by the coding sequence TTGACTCTGCTGAGCATAAATGTTAACAAAATTGCTCTTTTAAGAAACTCTAGAGGAACCAATCATCCCAACCTTGCTAAGTTTGTACTTAAGCTGATCGACCTTGGAATTAATAGTATTACAGTCCACCCCAGAGAAGACGAACGCCATATTAGGTACAATGATGTGAAAGAGTTACATCATCTACTGTCTAATTATAAAGATGTTGAACTGAATATTGAAGGTTATCCAAGTGATCGATTCTTGAATCTAGTCTCCAAATACGCACCAAATCAGGTCACCTTGGTTCCAGATTCTATTCACCAGCTCACTTCAGACCATGGTTGGGAGATTGCGAATGACATGAACTTTCTAAAATCTTCTGTTGCACGATTAAGAGAGATTCCTTCAAGAATATCTTTATTCTGTGAACCGCTAACTAAAGATCTTCTTCTTGCAAAGGAGTTGAACGTGGATCGAGTTGAGATCTACACTGGTAAGTATGCAAATGACTTTGGATCTGAGAGAGAAGAAGAAACAACTAGAACCTTTGAGGCAAGCATCTCCCTGCTTAACTCTATTGGCCTGAAAGGAAATGCTGGCCATGATTTATCTTTAGAGAATCTCAATAGTTTTCTACAACTCGGAGTCATTGAGGAAGTTTCCATTGGGCATGCGTTTACAGAAGACTGCATCTATCTTGGAGTCGATGAAGCGGTAAGAAGATATTTGGAGATAACCAACCAGCTTGCTTGA
- a CDS encoding S1 family peptidase: protein MRKEFRKTRAFAAKLGLCIGLAALFSCQKSDVESSRPNVINGVKESGFPAVGSLLTQSWFSRQHQCTATLIKPQWLLTAAHCVKNGVDKLVFAIGPEAKRGNTYSIERAIQHPRYYPNPVGSLYDIALVKLAQGVPSSVAEPILYSREAIEPLLGDDVLYLGYGSTSGESAILGLGIKRKVTLPISRIDDVTYSTSFEDKGLCTGDSGGPGLVQVAGELNIVGVTSASLGCQGGTCNICSNGTKHTRVDRFYDWIAAEVGDTFEPCSSDKSRCACDAACTAMGNCDDAVCAENTCFDMISCMFDECGDTEDGSCATACIDDGSIEARNKLMVLVDCWGSKCRAVPGSDNERHCLQTQCSDQWNFCSNN, encoded by the coding sequence ATGCGAAAAGAGTTCAGAAAGACGCGTGCGTTTGCTGCGAAACTTGGTCTTTGCATAGGACTTGCGGCCCTATTTTCTTGTCAGAAAAGCGATGTGGAATCATCCCGACCCAACGTTATAAATGGAGTCAAGGAGTCGGGGTTTCCGGCCGTGGGGTCGCTGCTGACGCAGAGTTGGTTTTCCCGCCAGCATCAATGTACAGCTACCCTTATAAAGCCGCAATGGCTTCTGACGGCAGCTCATTGTGTTAAGAATGGTGTCGATAAATTGGTCTTTGCCATCGGACCCGAAGCTAAAAGAGGCAACACCTACTCCATTGAACGAGCTATCCAGCATCCTCGCTATTACCCCAATCCAGTTGGCTCACTTTACGATATTGCGCTTGTCAAACTTGCTCAAGGGGTTCCATCATCAGTGGCAGAACCGATCCTATATAGTAGAGAGGCTATCGAGCCACTCTTAGGGGACGATGTCCTTTATTTAGGATATGGGAGCACCAGTGGCGAGTCTGCAATTCTGGGGCTTGGTATAAAACGCAAGGTCACTCTTCCCATCTCGCGTATTGATGATGTTACCTACAGCACGAGTTTCGAAGATAAGGGCCTATGCACGGGCGACTCTGGGGGGCCGGGCTTGGTGCAGGTAGCTGGCGAACTGAATATTGTAGGGGTGACCTCTGCGTCACTTGGTTGCCAAGGTGGGACTTGTAATATTTGTTCTAATGGTACGAAGCACACTAGAGTTGATCGCTTCTACGATTGGATTGCCGCTGAAGTAGGAGACACCTTTGAGCCATGTAGTAGTGATAAAAGCCGCTGCGCTTGTGACGCAGCCTGTACAGCGATGGGCAACTGCGATGATGCTGTTTGTGCAGAAAACACCTGCTTCGATATGATTAGCTGCATGTTCGATGAGTGTGGCGATACTGAGGATGGCTCATGTGCGACCGCTTGTATCGATGATGGCAGTATTGAGGCTCGCAATAAACTGATGGTACTCGTCGATTGCTGGGGCTCCAAATGCCGTGCAGTGCCAGGCAGTGACAATGAACGCCACTGCCTTCAGACCCAATGTTCTGACCAATGGAACTTTTGTTCTAACAACTAA